Genomic segment of Syntrophorhabdaceae bacterium:
AACCTGATATACAACAAGGACAGGACGTATGCCTTTGTCCTCGCTCTCGGCGACGTGACGGACGAGTGGTATGCCAACGCCGCGGGGGCGATCAACTGGGGTTTCCCGACGATTGCCGACACACCGATACCGCAGGTCCTTCCCACGGGCATCTGCACCTATGAACACGTTGTGTCCGACATCCCTCATGACCAGATAGTCCAGAAGGCCGTCGAGGTCCGGGGCCTCAAGGTCCAGGTAGCGAAGGTGCCCATCCCGGTTTCATACGGGCCCGCATTCGAGGGCGAACGGGTCCGCGGTGAGGACATATATCTCGAAATGGGCGGAGGTCGGACGATAGCAGTCGAATGGACGACATCAAAGAAAATGGAAGAGGTGGAGGACGGCCGTATCGAGGTCATCGGCTCCGACGTTTCCGATATCACGCCCGGATCGCGGCTGCATTTTGCAATGGTGGCGGAGGTTGCGGGACGCAATTTCCAGGAGGATTTCGAACCCATCCTGGAACGCCAGAATCATCATCTCATCAATCAGGCGCAGGGGATCATGCACATCGGCCAGCGCGACATCGCCTGGATCAGGATATCTCGTCAGGCGGTCGACAAAGGCTTCGCCCTGGAACACATCGGCAGGATCATCCATGCCAAGTACCACCAGGACTTCGGAGCCATCTTCGACAAGGTGCAGGTAAAGATCTACACCGACGAGGCCAGGGTCCGTGAGATCCTCGAGACTGCGAGGGCCTCTTACGCGCACAGAGACGCGCGGATCGAGGGCATGACGGACGAGAGCGTGGAGACCTTTTACAGCTGCATCCTGTGCCAGTCATTCGCGCCGAGCCATGTCTGCGTCATAAGCCCCGAACGGACGGGTCTTTGCGGCGCATACAACTGGCTTGATTGCCGCGCGGCCTACGAGATCAGCCCCGAAGGCCCCAACCAGCCCGTGCAGAAGGGCGTCGTCATCGACGAACGGTATGGCCAGTTCCGCGGCTGTAATGAATATATCCGTAAAGCTTCGCGCCAGAAGGTGGAGAACGTGAGCCTCTACAGCCTCATGGTCGATCCCATGACGACATGCGGATGCTGCGAGTGCATCGCCGCCATCCTGCCCATGTGCAATGCCATCATGACCGTTGACCGCGATTTCACCGACATGACGCCCTGCGGCATGAAATTTACCAGTCTCGCCGGTTCCGTCGGTGGTGGGGCACAGGTGCCGGGGTTCCTTGGCCACAGCAAGTACAATATCACGCAGAAGAAGTTCCTGAGTGGTGATGGCGGTCTCCTGAGGATGGCCTGGATGCCCAAACGGCTCAAGGACGAGGTCTATGAACGGCTCAAGAAGAGAGGCGAGGAACTGGGTTACCCCGATCTGCCCGACATGATCGCCGACGAAACAGTGGCCAGGACGGAGGACGAGGTGCTGGAATATATAACAAAGAAAGGACATCCCTGTTTGGGGATGGAAGATTTACTATAGAAGAAATGACAATGACCAATAACCAGGCACCAATGACCAAAAGAAGATACAATAACCAATTTACCAGTAATCAATAGCCAGGAGGAAAGATGTTTTTCCTTTTGGTTATTCTCTTCAACGAAAGGAGACTTTGATGGCGTTAACGGGGATTCAGATATTGAAACTTCTTCCCAAGACCAATTGCGGGGAGTGTAAGTTTCCCACGTGCCTTGCCTTTGCAATGGCGCTGGCCGCGGGAAAAACGGAGCTTGACCTGTGCCCGCACGTCACTGCCGAGGCGAAGGGCCAGCTTTCCGACGCAAGCGCACCGCCCATCAGGCAGTTGTCCATCGGCGTCGATGATTACGGCGTCAGGATCGGCGGGGAGACGGTGCTTTTCCGTCATGAGAAGACCTTTTTCAACAAGCCCGGTATCGCCATCCTGATTACTGACGCGATGGATGAGGGTGAGGTGGAGCGGCGCCTCACTGCGCTTGAATATTTCCAGTATGAACGTGTCGGGGTGACAATGAAGCCCGAGATGGCCGCCATAAAGTTCACCGGGAACAGAGACAGGTTCATGGCCATCGTGAAGGCAGCCCTTGTGAGGCCTTGCGCCATCATCCTCATGTGCGGCGAGGCGCCGGTTATGAAGGAAGCTCTGGATATTGCGAGGGACAGGAAGCCCCTAATCTACGGGGCGACACCGGATAATTACGAGGTCTTCGGTTCCCTCGCGAAGGAATACGGGCTGCCCCTCGCGGTTGTCGGCAGCGGGTTGGATGAAGTGGCGACCCTCACCGGGAAACTGACGGCCATGGGACTCAAGGACTTTGTCATCGATACGTCCACACGGGGCATAAGGGATTCCTTTACGGACCAGGTGGCCATCAGGAGGGCCGCGCTCCTTGCCAAGTTCAAACCCCTCGGTTTTTCCACGATCACCTTTCCCTGCGAGATGACGGACGATCCCATGAAGGAGACCCTTATCGCATCGCTCTTCGTCGCGAAATATGCGGGCATCATCGTTCTTGGCGATATCACCGGTGAGACCATATTCCCCCTTCTCCTTCAGAGGCTGAACATATATACCGATCCTCAGCGCCCGATGACGACGAAGGAAGGCATCTACCCCATCAACAATCCCGATGAGAACTCGCCGGTACTTGTAACGTGCAATTTCTCCCTCACCTATTTCATAGTCAGCGGCGAGATCGAGAATTCCCGCGTGCCGAGCTGGCTTTGCATCATGGACACCGAAGGGCTCTCCGTGATGACGGCCTGGGCGGCCGGCAAATTCGTCGGCGACCTCGTGGGGTCCTTCGTCAAGAAGTCCGGCGTGGAGGACAGGGTGAAGCACCGCAGTCTCATCATTCCCGGCTACGCCGCCGCCATACTTGGCGATCTCGAAGAGGAACTGGAAGGCTGGAAGATAATGATAGGCCCCCGTGAAGCCGCGCATTTACCGGGGTATTTGAAAACGTGGACGATGGGATAATAATAATAACCAATGACCAAATTACAATAACCAGATGAAAAAGATAATGACCGAATCTCAATAACCAAAAGGAAAAATATCTTTCCTGGTCATTGGTTATTAAAGAGTTGACATAGCTGAGACAGCAGCAAACAAAGACTGTTTACGTAAGCGAGGCAGACATGTTTCTGATAGGCGAGAACTTAAACGTTATGTCCAAGAAGCTTGGCGAAGCGTTCCAGAACCGGGATGCCGGACCTATTCAGAGGATGGCCGAGGCGGAAACTCAAGCCGGGATGGATATGATCGATCTCAATATCGGGCCCGCGCGGAAGACCGGTCCCGATTTCATGGAATGGCTTGTCGCCGTCGTGCAGGAGGTGACGGACCTTCCGCTTTCCCTCGACACGTCCAACATAGAGGCTATAGAGGCCGGTCTGAGGATTGCGAGGACGAGACCGCTCATCAATTCCATCTCAGCGAGACCGGAAAGGATGGAGGCCCTCATGCCCGTGGCGAAGAGGTACAATGCACCTTTCATCGGCCTGACCCTCAGTGCCGAGGGGATTCCCCGTGATGCGAACGAACGGGGACTCTGCGCCGCCGAGATCCTGGCGGCGGCCGCGAGCCATGGCATATCCGAAGAGGATATCTGGATAGACCCCATCATCCTGCCCGTGAACACCCAGCAGCTCCAGATCCAGGGGTGCACCGAATTCGTCATGATGCTCCCGGATATTGCGCCGTCGTCGAAATCCACCTGCGGCCTGTCGAACGTGTCCAATGGTGTGCCGGCACACTTGAGGGGCATCATGAACAGGACATACCTCGTCATGCTTAAACGCTACGGTATGTATGCTGCCATTGTCGACGCCTTCGACACCGAGCTTATCGCCATCGCTCACGGAGAGGCGCCCCAGGTGGAAGCCCTCATCCACCTCGTCATGGATGGCGAGGAAGTGGACCATTCGAGTCTTTCGAAGGAAGAGAGCGACTATGCCAGGACAACCCGGGTGCTCATGGGGCAGACGCTCTATTCCGATTCGTGGCTGGAAATATAGAAAACCGCCGAGAAGTGGATGTGAGGGCGAATGTGNNNNNNNNNNNNNNNNNNNNNNNNNNNNNNNNNNNNNNNNNNNNNNNNNNNNNNNNNNNNNNNNNNNNNNNNNNNNNNNNNNNNNNNNNNNNNNNNNNNNGCCGGGCTTTCTTGATGCCATGCGGCAGAAAAATGCGCAGCTCAGGTATTATCAGGTTGAGAGTAAGGCCGTTATTGTGGAGTTTGTCGCAGTTGTTGTCCTGCATGATAGGAGGATCATGATGAATAGAGTTTTTGCACGAACGTTGATATGGATGCTCGTATTGTCCCTTGTCGTTCCCGCAGGGGTGTTCGCCCAGGGTACGGGGACGTCGAAGCCCGTGTTCAAGCAGGAGGAACTGGAGCAGATACTGGCGCCGATCGCCCTTTATTCCGACGATCTTATCGCGCAGATACTGATGGCGTCGACATATCCTCTTGAGGTGGTGGAGGCAACGAGGTGGGTGAAAGCGAACCCCAATCTCAAGGGAAATCAATTGACATCTGCCCTGGAGAAACAGAGATGGGACCCAAGCGTTAAATCCCTTGTGAACTTCCCTTCGGTGCTGACCATGATGAACGAGAAGCTTGACTGGACTCAAAAACTGGGAGATGTCTTCCTCGCCCAGCAGAAGGATGTCATGAACACTGTCCAGAAGCTGAGGGCAAAGGCCCAGGCTTCGGGGAACCTGAAGACGACGAAAGAACAGAAGGTGGTCGTGCAGGAGCAGTCAATCGTGATAGTGCCGGCAGACCCGCAGGTGATCTATGTGCCCACCTATAACCCGACGGTTGTTTACGGGGCGTGGCCCTATCCCGCCTATCCTCCTTACTATTACTATCCGCCGGGATACACGGCGGGGGTGGCGGCATTCTCCTTTGCCGCAGGCGTGGCCGTGGGCGCGGCCTGGGGTTACGCATGGGGAGGATGCAACTGGAACCATGGTGACGTGAACGTGAACGTGAACAAGAACGTCAATGTCAATAACCAGATCAACAGAAACAACTACGCGAACAGGATATCGACGAACCCCGGCGGCCACGGTGAATGGAAGCACGACCCCGATCACAGAAAGGGTGTTGCCTACCGGGACCAGGCAACAGGCGCAAAATATGGGCAGGCCCCGAGGTCCGGCGCCGATGCGAGAAAGGATTTCAGGGGCTATTCGCCTGATGCGAAGGGCATGCAGCCGCAGGCCGGCGGCCGCTCAGGAAGGGATGCCATGGGACAGGGAAGGTCACCATCAGCGGGCTCCCGGCCCGAGACCCCAAAATATGACCGCAGCGCCATGGAACGACAGGGGAGCGGCAATGCCTTTGAAGGGATGGATCGCGGCGGCGCGCAAACGAGGATGGAAAGTGAACGGGGCCGCTCCAGTCATGAGAGTATGTCCGGTCTTCGTTCCGGAGGGGCAAGGGAATCAGGGGCCGGAGCCAGCCGCGGCCGTCGCCGTTAGGCCCCGGAGGCTGGTATGAGGTGCATAGTAAACCCCACGAGGAGGAAAACGTATGATCCGCGTTATGAATAGAACAGAAATCATATCCATGCGAAGACTCGGCCGGGCGCTTGGCATCGCTGTCCTGTTTGCCGTCTTTCTGGCGGGAGCGGAAGCATTTGCCGCTCCGGCGAAACCGGTAAAGCAGTTGACCTTCGCTTCCGCCGACGAGGCGGTAAGGATACTTGCCGATGCCGCGAGGGCGAAGGATACGAAGGCGATGCTCGCGCTCTTCGGGCCGGAGGGAAAGGGTGTTGTCATCTCTCGCGATGAGGCTGTCAACACGGACCTCTTTGACCGCTTTGTCAAGGCCTACCAGGAAAAGAGCAGGATCGAGATGTCAACGGACAAGAAGGCGTTCCTCTACGTCGGCAACAACGAATGGCCCTTCCCCGTCCCCCTGGTCAGGAAAGGCGACAGGTGGTCTTTCGATACAAAGGACGGCAAGACCGAGATACTCCGCAGGAGGATAGGCAGGAACGAGCTCAATGCTGTTCAGGCGTGCCTTGCCTACGTCGATGCCCAAAAGGACTATGCGAGGATGGTCGGCCAGAAGGACGGCATGACGGAATACGCCCGCAAGTTCATGAGCGATCCGGGAACACGCAACGGGCTCTACTGGGAAACCAGGGAGGGCGAGGAGCCGAGCCCCATGGGCCTTTTCATGGCAAGGGCAAGGAAGGAAGGCTACACGCCAAAGCAGGCAACGGGCAAGCCCGTTCCCTACCATGGTTATTTCTACAGGATACTCAGCGCCCAGGGCAAGAATGCCCCCGGCGGTGCATATGACTATGTCGTGAAGGCCAGGATGATCGGCGGATTTGCCCTCGTCGCCCATCCGGCCCGGTACGGTATGACGGGAGTGATGACCTTCATCGTAAATCAGGATGGTGTTGTCTACGAGAAGGATCTTGGCAGAAATACGGGGAGAGCGGCGGGTTCCATAAAGGCCTTCGATCCCGACAATTCCTGGAAGAGGGTGCAATAGCGAAGATGAAGCAGGTGAAATTGAACAACGCGGACGATGAAATATCGGCCATCATCCTGGGGACCTGGGCCATAGGCGGCAGCCACTGGGGGCCCTACGATGAGGCGAACGCCATGAGGGCCATAGAAAGCGCCATCGATAATGGAATTAATGCCATCGACACCGCCCCGGTATACGGAGACGGCCATGCGGAGTCACTCGTCGGCAAAGCGATCCGGGACATTCGGGACAAGATCTTCCTTGCGACGAAGTGCGGTCTCGACATATACAACCGCACCTATGAGCACAATCTCTCCGCTTCGTATATCGACAAGGACCTCCACGGGTCTCTGAAGCGTCTCAATACAGACTACATCGATCTGTACCAGTGTCACTGGCCGGATCCCCGAATCCCCATGGAAGAAACAATGTCCGCTCTCATGCGGTTCAGGGAGCAGGGGAAGATCCGTCACATCGGGGTGTCCAATTTCAGCGGACCACAACTCCAGGAGGCCCTGAGGCACGCACCGATCTTTTCCCTGCAGCCGCATTATTCTCTCCTGGAGAGGGGGGCAGAGAAGGACCTGCTCCCCATCTGCGTCGATAATAATATCAATGTGTTTTCCTATGGGTCCCTGGGTGCCGGAATGCTGACAGGGAAGTACCGCGTTTGCCCCCAATTCAAAAAGGGTGACGCCCGGTCATTCTTTTACCGCCATTTCAAGGCGAAATACTGGCAAAAGGTGCGCCACCTTGTTGACGAGGTGGAGGCAATGGCACAGCGCAAGTCCGCAACGGCGGCCGCCGTGGCGCTTTCGTGGCTCCTCGGGCAACCGGGGGTAAAGTCCGTGATCGTCGGTGCCCGTTCAGCCGCACAGGTCGTCGAGAACATATCCGGTGTACCCGTCGATCTGACAGAAGAGGATTTGCGGTTGCTCGATGCATCTTCCCGGGAGGTTTACACATCTTAAGCGGACCGAGCAGGAAAGTCTGATCCTCCATATAATGTGATATCACGGTGCCCCACCAGGAGGCACCTTTTTTTTTGGAATGTCCGTCACGGCTCAATTCCCTTTTGAAATGTTCCCTTGTTGTATCGTGAGGTTTTGGCGCTCCCCGGCGCTGCGCCGTTACGAATTGTATCACAGCAGGCGATTCACGGCTATGTCTCGCTTCGAAGAAACTGGCTTCGGGTTGAGGAAGTGATCAGCCCAGGATATATATGGGAAAGAGAAAAGAATATCCCGAAGAGCAAAAAGTACTTGTAATATGGTTAGGAAAGAGGTAGAAAGTTAGGCGAGCCTAAGCACATTATTATTAGGGAGGACAAGTATGACAGCAACGGAAACTCTGACAGCAAGCCTTGAAGATTACCTGGAGGCTATATTCCACATCATTACCGATAAGCATGCGGTGAAGCCGCGAGATATTGCGCGGCGGCTCAAGGTGAGCTATGCGTCCGTGACGGGTGCGCTTCGCTCGCTGGCAGAAAAGAAGCTGATCAATTACTCGCCCTATGATCTCATAACCCTCACGGAACAGGGAGAAGTGGCGGCCAAGGACGTTGTCAGGAGACACGAGGTGCTCCATGATTTTTTTGTTGAGGTGCTTGCGGTTCCTGATGCGGACGCGGACACGGCGGCATGCCTTATGGAACATTCCATTCCGAAGGACATAGTGGAGAGGTTCGTGAGGTTCGTGGAGTTCGTGGAGACCTGTCCCCGTGGCGGACAGAAGTGGATAAAAGGCTTCGGGTATCAGTGTGACCAAACGGATGCTCAGCAAAACTGTGAGAAATGCGTCTCTGCATGCCTTGAAGAGGTGAGGCAACGTGCCAGGCAAGGAGGTACAAAAGTAATGGTATCGTCACGGTTGAAAGATTTAAAGCCCGGTCAGAAATGCAAGGTCGTGAAGGTTCGCGGACGGGGTGAGGCGGGTAGAAGGATACTGGAGATGGGTGTTACCCCTGGTTCAGTTATCGAGGTGGAACGTATAGCGCCATTGGGCGATCCGATTGACGTGAAGGTCAAGGGTTATCACCTGTCGCTGAGAAAGAATGAAGCAGAAGGGATAGACGTTGAGCTTATCTGACGCTGAAGAGAGAAGGATTTAGTGGGTGCATGGAATGCCGCTCAGTGGTGTTGAAGCCGGGAAAAGGGTGTATATAGTCGCCGTGATCGCCGGACAGGGCCTTCAAGGGAGGCTGGCGGCAATGGGGTTGGTGCCGGGAGTCCCGGTGGACGTGATAGTAAACTCAACGCATGGACCGTTCATAGTCGCCGTCAAAGGCAGCCGCGTTATACTGGGTCAGGGAATGGCCGGAAGAATAATCGTTGTATAAAAAAATTTGCTGACGCGGTTAGGACTGCCTAACTTACTTGGCTCGCCCTAATTACGTTGAGACACAGCAGGAGGACGATAAAGCTAATGAAATCAAAAATCGTTGTGGCCCTCACCGGGAACCCCAATTCCGGGAAAACCACCATATTCAACAGTCTGACCGGTGCCAGGCAGCATGTCGGGAACTATCCCGGCGTAACCGTGGAGAGAAAAGAAGGCTATCGGCAACATGATGATCATGAGATCATGTTCGTCGACCTTCCGGGTACGTACAGCCTTACGGCGTATTCCGCCGAGGAACTGGTAGCCAGAAACTTTATTATTGATGAGAAACCTGATGTGGTGGTGGACATCATCGATTCGTCAAATCTGGAGAGGAACCTTTACCTTGCTGTTCAGCTCATGGAAACAAGGGCGCCGCTCGTGCTTGCCTTCAACATGAGCGATGAGGCCCGTGTGCGGGGATATGAATTCGATCTTGAAAAGTTTTCGCAGTTTTTCAATGCGCCGGTAGTGAGGACCGTGGGACACAAAGGCGACGGCGTGGATGAATTGATGGATAAGATCGTTTCCATCGCATCAAGCGCAAACAATTCTCGGGACACGTATGACGTGAATTACGGAGACGAAGTCGAGGAAGAGATTAGCAAGATCAAGCTTTTGCTCAGGAGTAATCCTTCCCTGACAGAGAAATATGGTGCACGCTGGTTGGCTGTAAAGCTTCTTGAAAATGACAGGGATGTCAGGGAAAAGGTTGCTTCCGAAGAAGTCGATGCTCAGTTGGCGAGAAGTTCCACCCATGTGGAAAAGATTCTGGGCGAACCCCCGGAGACCACTATTGCCAGCCGAAGATACGGATTCATCTCCGGTGCTTGCCAGGAGGCCGTGCATTCCAGCATTGAAGTGGTCCATACCGTTTCGGACAAGATAGATGCCGTCATCACCAACCGGGTTCTTGGTCTGCCCATCTTTCTCGGTTTCATGTACCTTGTTTTTTACCTGACGTTTACCCTGGGAGATCCGCCCATGGGCTGGATCGAGAGCTCTTTTGGATGGATGGGAGCACGCGTCGGTGCTCTGTGGCCGGAAGGTTCGGAAAGCCTGCTGAGATCGCTGTTGGTCGACGGTATCATCGGAGGCGTTGGCGGCGTTATCGTCTTTCTGCCGAATATTCTCCTTCTGTTCTTTGCCATAGCAATCCTGGAGGACTCCGGCTACATGGCACGGGCGGCATTCATCATGGACCGCCTGATGCACGGGATAGGGCTTCACGGCAAGAGCTTCATCCCCATGCTCATCGGTTTCGGCTGTTCCGTTCCGGCGATCATGGCCACACGGATGCTGGAGAACAGGCGGGACAGATTGGTAACGATGCTCGTGGTCCCGTTGATGAGCTGCGGAGCGAGGCTTCCGATCTACGCGCTCATAATCCCCGCGTTCTTTCCACAGGCATGGAACGCCCCGATGCTTTGGATCATATATGTCATAGGGATGCTTCTTGCCGTTGTGAGCGCGAAAATCCTTCGCAGCACCATCTTCAAGGGCGAGTCCGTACCTTTCGTGATGGAACTTCCCCCGTACCGGATGCCGACTCTAAGGGGCGTCATGACCCATATGTGGCAGCGAGGCTGGCTTTACCTGAAGAAGGCCGGGACGATCATTCTCGGCATCTCCATAGTCCTGTGGGCGTTGACAACATTTCCGGGACTGCCGGAGGACGAGGCAGGGCGGTTTGAGAAAGAGAAGCAGGCGGTGGAGGCGACCGCAACGGACGAGGAGACGAAGAAAGAGAAGATCGCGTCCATCGAAAACACGATAACGGAGTCGTCTCTTCGCCACAGCATTACAGGAAGGATCGGCCATGGTATGGAGCGCATCCTTCGGCCCATGGGATTTGACTGGAAGATCGGTACGGCCCTGATCGGGGCATTTGCCGCCAAGGAAGTGTTTGTGGCCCAGATGGGCATAGTCCACAGCGTCGGCAAGGGGGCAGACGAAGGGTCTTCGGCGCTTCGGGATAAATTGCGCGCGAACTACACGCCGCTCGTCGCGTTTTGCATCATGCTCTTCTGCCTCGTGAGCGCTCCCTGCATGGCTACGATCGCGGTGACGCGCAGGGAGAGCAATTCCTGGAGATGGGCACTTTTCCAGCTCGCGGGGCTTACGGTGATGGCGTGGATACTGACGGTGATCGTATTCCAGGCGGGCCGATTGCTTGGTATCGGTATGTGAGAGGGGGAGTTTCATGGGTGAACCTTTTGGGGAATTGATCGTTGTTCTGGTGATCGTGGCTGCCGTGGTCGTTCTGGGTATCAGGGCCGTGTATCGTGTGCTGGCGGGTCAGAACTCAGGGAAGTGCGGCGAGTGCTCCTCATGCACGTGCCAGCGCACTGACAGGAAAACAGAATGAAGAGTCTATCTGGACAGACTATAAGGAGGTATCAATG
This window contains:
- a CDS encoding FeoA family protein, which codes for MPLSGVEAGKRVYIVAVIAGQGLQGRLAAMGLVPGVPVDVIVNSTHGPFIVAVKGSRVILGQGMAGRIIVV
- a CDS encoding aldo/keto reductase yields the protein MKQVKLNNADDEISAIILGTWAIGGSHWGPYDEANAMRAIESAIDNGINAIDTAPVYGDGHAESLVGKAIRDIRDKIFLATKCGLDIYNRTYEHNLSASYIDKDLHGSLKRLNTDYIDLYQCHWPDPRIPMEETMSALMRFREQGKIRHIGVSNFSGPQLQEALRHAPIFSLQPHYSLLERGAEKDLLPICVDNNINVFSYGSLGAGMLTGKYRVCPQFKKGDARSFFYRHFKAKYWQKVRHLVDEVEAMAQRKSATAAAVALSWLLGQPGVKSVIVGARSAAQVVENISGVPVDLTEEDLRLLDASSREVYTS
- the acsB gene encoding acetyl-CoA decarbonylase/synthase complex subunit alpha/beta; amino-acid sequence: MSKIIASAAIRGARKILTQAEGKYREAMEKYGPDQEIGFPNTAYYLPIIYSMTGMAVSRVKDMERVLGMCGRLIPPPVRETTPLPYLAPALDAGMATFFAEEMIEAVRYLEEPDRYAADSEEITEGTMWLGAANDVIFRKRGVEFVDGTAPGFAAVAGAAPDAATASRIALELQEKNLYVFMVGQNGGKRFAEQLREAGVQIGWPTRLVPFGPDIHQAVFAIGFACRVAMAFGGVRPGDFRRNLIYNKDRTYAFVLALGDVTDEWYANAAGAINWGFPTIADTPIPQVLPTGICTYEHVVSDIPHDQIVQKAVEVRGLKVQVAKVPIPVSYGPAFEGERVRGEDIYLEMGGGRTIAVEWTTSKKMEEVEDGRIEVIGSDVSDITPGSRLHFAMVAEVAGRNFQEDFEPILERQNHHLINQAQGIMHIGQRDIAWIRISRQAVDKGFALEHIGRIIHAKYHQDFGAIFDKVQVKIYTDEARVREILETARASYAHRDARIEGMTDESVETFYSCILCQSFAPSHVCVISPERTGLCGAYNWLDCRAAYEISPEGPNQPVQKGVVIDERYGQFRGCNEYIRKASRQKVENVSLYSLMVDPMTTCGCCECIAAILPMCNAIMTVDRDFTDMTPCGMKFTSLAGSVGGGAQVPGFLGHSKYNITQKKFLSGDGGLLRMAWMPKRLKDEVYERLKKRGEELGYPDLPDMIADETVARTEDEVLEYITKKGHPCLGMEDLL
- the feoB gene encoding ferrous iron transport protein B translates to MKSKIVVALTGNPNSGKTTIFNSLTGARQHVGNYPGVTVERKEGYRQHDDHEIMFVDLPGTYSLTAYSAEELVARNFIIDEKPDVVVDIIDSSNLERNLYLAVQLMETRAPLVLAFNMSDEARVRGYEFDLEKFSQFFNAPVVRTVGHKGDGVDELMDKIVSIASSANNSRDTYDVNYGDEVEEEISKIKLLLRSNPSLTEKYGARWLAVKLLENDRDVREKVASEEVDAQLARSSTHVEKILGEPPETTIASRRYGFISGACQEAVHSSIEVVHTVSDKIDAVITNRVLGLPIFLGFMYLVFYLTFTLGDPPMGWIESSFGWMGARVGALWPEGSESLLRSLLVDGIIGGVGGVIVFLPNILLLFFAIAILEDSGYMARAAFIMDRLMHGIGLHGKSFIPMLIGFGCSVPAIMATRMLENRRDRLVTMLVVPLMSCGARLPIYALIIPAFFPQAWNAPMLWIIYVIGMLLAVVSAKILRSTIFKGESVPFVMELPPYRMPTLRGVMTHMWQRGWLYLKKAGTIILGISIVLWALTTFPGLPEDEAGRFEKEKQAVEATATDEETKKEKIASIENTITESSLRHSITGRIGHGMERILRPMGFDWKIGTALIGAFAAKEVFVAQMGIVHSVGKGADEGSSALRDKLRANYTPLVAFCIMLFCLVSAPCMATIAVTRRESNSWRWALFQLAGLTVMAWILTVIVFQAGRLLGIGM
- a CDS encoding DtxR family transcriptional regulator, encoding MTATETLTASLEDYLEAIFHIITDKHAVKPRDIARRLKVSYASVTGALRSLAEKKLINYSPYDLITLTEQGEVAAKDVVRRHEVLHDFFVEVLAVPDADADTAACLMEHSIPKDIVERFVRFVEFVETCPRGGQKWIKGFGYQCDQTDAQQNCEKCVSACLEEVRQRARQGGTKVMVSSRLKDLKPGQKCKVVKVRGRGEAGRRILEMGVTPGSVIEVERIAPLGDPIDVKVKGYHLSLRKNEAEGIDVELI
- a CDS encoding DUF2950 domain-containing protein, with translation MNRTEIISMRRLGRALGIAVLFAVFLAGAEAFAAPAKPVKQLTFASADEAVRILADAARAKDTKAMLALFGPEGKGVVISRDEAVNTDLFDRFVKAYQEKSRIEMSTDKKAFLYVGNNEWPFPVPLVRKGDRWSFDTKDGKTEILRRRIGRNELNAVQACLAYVDAQKDYARMVGQKDGMTEYARKFMSDPGTRNGLYWETREGEEPSPMGLFMARARKEGYTPKQATGKPVPYHGYFYRILSAQGKNAPGGAYDYVVKARMIGGFALVAHPARYGMTGVMTFIVNQDGVVYEKDLGRNTGRAAGSIKAFDPDNSWKRVQ
- a CDS encoding DUF3300 domain-containing protein translates to MMNRVFARTLIWMLVLSLVVPAGVFAQGTGTSKPVFKQEELEQILAPIALYSDDLIAQILMASTYPLEVVEATRWVKANPNLKGNQLTSALEKQRWDPSVKSLVNFPSVLTMMNEKLDWTQKLGDVFLAQQKDVMNTVQKLRAKAQASGNLKTTKEQKVVVQEQSIVIVPADPQVIYVPTYNPTVVYGAWPYPAYPPYYYYPPGYTAGVAAFSFAAGVAVGAAWGYAWGGCNWNHGDVNVNVNKNVNVNNQINRNNYANRISTNPGGHGEWKHDPDHRKGVAYRDQATGAKYGQAPRSGADARKDFRGYSPDAKGMQPQAGGRSGRDAMGQGRSPSAGSRPETPKYDRSAMERQGSGNAFEGMDRGGAQTRMESERGRSSHESMSGLRSGGARESGAGASRGRRR
- the acsC gene encoding acetyl-CoA decarbonylase/synthase complex subunit gamma; translation: MALTGIQILKLLPKTNCGECKFPTCLAFAMALAAGKTELDLCPHVTAEAKGQLSDASAPPIRQLSIGVDDYGVRIGGETVLFRHEKTFFNKPGIAILITDAMDEGEVERRLTALEYFQYERVGVTMKPEMAAIKFTGNRDRFMAIVKAALVRPCAIILMCGEAPVMKEALDIARDRKPLIYGATPDNYEVFGSLAKEYGLPLAVVGSGLDEVATLTGKLTAMGLKDFVIDTSTRGIRDSFTDQVAIRRAALLAKFKPLGFSTITFPCEMTDDPMKETLIASLFVAKYAGIIVLGDITGETIFPLLLQRLNIYTDPQRPMTTKEGIYPINNPDENSPVLVTCNFSLTYFIVSGEIENSRVPSWLCIMDTEGLSVMTAWAAGKFVGDLVGSFVKKSGVEDRVKHRSLIIPGYAAAILGDLEEELEGWKIMIGPREAAHLPGYLKTWTMG
- a CDS encoding dihydropteroate synthase yields the protein MFLIGENLNVMSKKLGEAFQNRDAGPIQRMAEAETQAGMDMIDLNIGPARKTGPDFMEWLVAVVQEVTDLPLSLDTSNIEAIEAGLRIARTRPLINSISARPERMEALMPVAKRYNAPFIGLTLSAEGIPRDANERGLCAAEILAAAASHGISEEDIWIDPIILPVNTQQLQIQGCTEFVMMLPDIAPSSKSTCGLSNVSNGVPAHLRGIMNRTYLVMLKRYGMYAAIVDAFDTELIAIAHGEAPQVEALIHLVMDGEEVDHSSLSKEESDYARTTRVLMGQTLYSDSWLEI